In Pseudomonas alcaliphila JAB1, a single window of DNA contains:
- a CDS encoding type 1 glutamine amidotransferase — protein sequence MSDNKIRSTPSKNTFRKPVVLMSMGAQERKGHDYQVMTHKYIQPLVEFSGCVPVLVPTCCGIEDLEQYLDMADGVYLTGAGSNIDPALYGQENETPNKGQDRDRDLFDLPLIRAAIARGLPIFGICRGMQEINVALGGDIYQKVYAEPGFNDHRENPDDPVEVQYAASHSVRPVAGSWFAELMGKDEIQVNSLHGQAIRNLGKGLEVLATAEDGLIEAIHAPSLSPFLFAVQWHPEWQAAKNPDSVKIFQAFGDACHRRVASRNSRQAA from the coding sequence ATGTCCGACAACAAGATCCGCAGCACTCCCAGCAAGAACACTTTCCGCAAGCCCGTCGTGTTGATGTCCATGGGCGCTCAAGAGCGCAAGGGCCACGACTATCAAGTAATGACGCACAAATACATCCAGCCTCTGGTCGAGTTCTCCGGTTGCGTGCCGGTACTGGTGCCCACCTGCTGTGGCATCGAGGATCTCGAGCAGTATCTGGATATGGCCGATGGTGTTTACCTCACCGGTGCCGGCAGCAACATCGACCCGGCGCTCTATGGCCAGGAGAACGAAACGCCGAACAAGGGCCAGGATCGCGACCGCGACCTGTTCGATCTACCGCTGATTCGTGCCGCCATCGCTCGCGGTCTGCCGATCTTCGGCATCTGCCGTGGCATGCAGGAAATCAACGTGGCGCTGGGCGGCGACATCTACCAGAAGGTCTACGCCGAGCCTGGCTTCAACGACCATCGCGAAAACCCCGATGATCCGGTCGAGGTGCAGTACGCAGCCAGCCACAGCGTGCGTCCGGTGGCTGGTAGCTGGTTCGCCGAGTTGATGGGCAAGGACGAGATTCAGGTCAACTCCCTGCACGGCCAGGCCATTCGCAACCTGGGCAAGGGACTGGAAGTGCTGGCCACCGCCGAGGATGGCCTGATCGAGGCGATCCACGCGCCGAGCCTGTCACCCTTCCTGTTCGCGGTGCAGTGGCACCCGGAATGGCAGGCGGCGAAGAACCCGGATTCGGTGAAGATCTTCCAGGCCTTCGGTGACGCCTGTCATCGCCGAGTAGCTTCGCGCAACAGCCGTCAGGCGGCCTGA
- a CDS encoding LEA type 2 family protein, translating into MHRLLRLCLVALLAAGLSACASLGNRDPLRVDLVGLEPLPGQGLEVRFAVKLRVQNPNDSAVSFNGMALDLDVNGQPLASGVSDQSGSVPRFGETVLSVPVSISAFSVMRQAWGVAGYQPGQEVPYMLRGKLADGLFGTRRFTDSGILNWPQPPSPY; encoded by the coding sequence ATGCACCGTCTGCTTCGTCTTTGCCTCGTTGCCCTGCTTGCAGCAGGCCTGAGCGCCTGCGCCAGCCTGGGCAATCGTGACCCGCTGCGGGTCGATCTGGTCGGCCTGGAACCCCTGCCCGGTCAGGGCCTGGAGGTACGCTTCGCGGTCAAACTACGGGTGCAGAACCCCAATGACAGCGCGGTGAGTTTCAACGGCATGGCACTGGATCTGGATGTGAACGGTCAGCCGCTGGCCAGTGGCGTCAGCGACCAGAGCGGCAGCGTGCCACGTTTCGGCGAGACGGTATTGAGCGTACCGGTGAGCATTTCAGCGTTTTCAGTGATGCGTCAGGCGTGGGGCGTGGCCGGTTATCAACCTGGTCAGGAGGTGCCCTACATGCTGCGTGGCAAACTCGCCGACGGCCTGTTCGGCACCCGCCGCTTCACTGACAGCGGTATCCTGAACTGGCCGCAACCGCCAAGCCCCTACTGA